The Carnobacterium inhibens subsp. inhibens DSM 13024 genome includes a region encoding these proteins:
- a CDS encoding nucleotidyl transferase AbiEii/AbiGii toxin family protein, protein MLERMLVRISKSKYRHSFILKGGFLIGSLIGVDKRTTMDIDTTITGTTVSSDVLKTIFLELCELDIGDHIQFEFQTIQEIREEDDYPGYRVAIVASLQTMAIPIKVDITTGDIIIPKEIHYKHKLMFEEEEISILSYPIETILAEKIQTIYYRGVFNTRARDFYDVYMLSKLEPSRIDYDLLRKALTATCNKRNTPNIMRDYIKTLEFIRTNDEMRQIWSNYQNKTDYTNNLSFDEACDALHHLLTFVYTNPPINNSIE, encoded by the coding sequence ATGTTGGAACGCATGTTAGTCAGAATCAGTAAATCAAAATATAGGCATTCCTTTATTTTAAAAGGTGGATTTTTGATTGGTTCTCTTATTGGAGTAGACAAACGGACCACTATGGACATTGATACGACTATTACCGGTACAACTGTTTCATCCGATGTGCTAAAAACGATATTCTTAGAGCTATGTGAGTTAGATATAGGAGATCACATTCAATTCGAGTTCCAAACTATTCAAGAAATTCGTGAAGAAGATGACTATCCGGGTTATAGAGTAGCTATAGTTGCCAGTTTGCAAACAATGGCTATTCCGATAAAAGTAGACATTACAACCGGTGACATCATTATTCCAAAAGAAATTCACTATAAACATAAATTAATGTTTGAGGAAGAAGAAATTTCTATCCTTTCTTACCCTATAGAAACAATTTTAGCAGAAAAAATCCAAACAATTTACTATCGTGGTGTGTTCAATACCCGAGCTAGAGATTTCTATGATGTCTATATGTTAAGTAAATTAGAACCTAGTCGAATTGACTATGATTTATTAAGAAAAGCCCTAACCGCCACTTGTAACAAGAGAAATACACCTAATATTATGCGAGATTATATAAAAACGTTGGAGTTTATACGAACCAATGATGAAATGAGACAAATCTGGTCTAATTATCAAAATAAGACGGATTATACGAATAACTTAAGTTTTGACGAGGCATGTGACGCCTTACATCATTTGTTAACCTTTGTGTACACTAATCCTCCAATAAATAATTCTATTGAATAG
- a CDS encoding type IV toxin-antitoxin system AbiEi family antitoxin domain-containing protein: protein MTQIKDKEEHSKTKLLLQLIKEQNGTVTFQDAKKAGIHKEYVLKLFHENILEKVGPGSYVAIDQFPDEYYILQKRFKKGIYSHETALYLHDLTDVTPFDYHMTFPRGYNNPSLKENNILAKHSRRDNYLIGLMTMKSPHGNSIRVYDRERTICDIFSKNNRTDKDVQINALKRYLTTEDKDLIKLMQYAQLFKVDRDLRKYMEVLV from the coding sequence ATGACGCAAATAAAAGACAAAGAAGAACATTCAAAAACAAAACTATTGTTGCAATTGATAAAAGAGCAAAATGGGACCGTTACTTTTCAAGACGCTAAAAAGGCTGGTATTCATAAAGAATATGTACTCAAATTATTCCATGAAAATATTTTAGAAAAAGTTGGTCCAGGTTCTTACGTTGCGATTGATCAATTTCCTGATGAATACTATATTTTGCAAAAAAGATTTAAAAAAGGCATTTATTCTCATGAAACAGCTCTCTATCTTCATGATTTAACTGATGTGACCCCTTTCGATTACCATATGACCTTTCCAAGGGGATACAATAATCCTTCTTTAAAGGAAAATAATATCTTAGCTAAACATAGTAGAAGAGACAACTATTTAATTGGATTAATGACTATGAAAAGTCCACATGGAAACTCAATTCGTGTCTATGATAGGGAAAGAACCATTTGTGACATCTTTTCAAAAAACAATCGGACTGATAAAGATGTTCAAATTAATGCCCTTAAACGTTATTTAACAACAGAAGATAAAGATCTTATCAAATTAATGCAATACGCACAACTATTTAAAGTAGATCGTGACTTAAGAAAATATATGGAGGTGTTAGTATAA
- a CDS encoding CagC family type IV secretion system protein: MFKKRKSKVVSAIMATGLTVMSHPAIVYGASAGQVEAKLQNAGDIVQGILTGLVVLVGTVVGLFIIIKRMPAADNPHEKNEVYQAVGRVAGLVALAAAIIWLLPWVYSLFV; encoded by the coding sequence ATGTTTAAGAAAAGAAAATCAAAAGTTGTTTCGGCAATCATGGCAACAGGATTAACGGTGATGAGTCACCCAGCTATTGTTTATGGGGCATCAGCTGGACAAGTAGAAGCTAAATTGCAAAATGCGGGAGATATTGTACAAGGCATATTAACAGGGTTAGTGGTACTTGTAGGAACAGTCGTTGGATTATTCATTATTATCAAACGGATGCCTGCAGCGGACAATCCGCATGAAAAAAACGAAGTTTATCAAGCTGTTGGTCGAGTAGCGGGCTTAGTTGCTTTAGCTGCAGCCATTATTTGGTTGTTGCCATGGGTTTATAGTTTATTTGTATAG
- the trsD gene encoding TrsD/TraD family conjugative transfer protein, with amino-acid sequence MFPFKINQRKKPIDDYIFRYEPKKLDTGKQTLQDMSLIQAQYQDFLITKTGYLVALIEGSGVNLDLLNELEQEDVFDEFNAFLMSTIGEGDTGEVQQYLDMTTPVAFDDYVLYWKKRYLKVKEEQPINQAKITLIASYVDYYQNLQLTNQMSTKKHLIVIRQKIKDKKHSSLELAATNLHEKVTQFIKTLENSLENYDMEARQLSSMECRKTLKHLMNFSNH; translated from the coding sequence GTGTTTCCTTTCAAAATAAACCAACGTAAAAAACCAATAGACGATTACATCTTTCGCTATGAACCAAAAAAATTGGACACAGGAAAGCAAACGTTACAAGATATGTCGTTGATTCAGGCACAATATCAAGACTTTTTAATTACAAAAACAGGTTATCTAGTCGCTTTGATTGAAGGTTCCGGGGTTAATCTGGATTTGCTAAATGAACTTGAACAAGAAGATGTTTTTGACGAATTCAATGCCTTTTTAATGTCAACTATTGGTGAAGGCGATACGGGAGAAGTGCAACAGTATTTAGATATGACGACGCCAGTCGCTTTTGACGACTATGTGTTGTATTGGAAGAAACGCTATTTAAAAGTAAAGGAAGAACAACCGATCAATCAAGCAAAGATTACCTTAATCGCAAGTTATGTGGATTACTATCAAAACTTACAATTGACGAATCAAATGAGTACAAAAAAGCATTTAATCGTGATACGACAAAAAATAAAGGATAAAAAACACTCGAGCCTTGAATTGGCTGCCACTAATCTTCATGAAAAAGTAACCCAATTTATCAAAACATTGGAGAATAGCCTAGAAAACTACGATATGGAAGCCAGGCAATTATCCTCTATGGAATGTCGGAAAACCCTGAAACACCTCATGAATTTTTCCAATCATTAA
- a CDS encoding VirB4 family type IV secretion system protein: protein MYFGKKRTKEERDQSPVKKVETESSLDSFLDKSSLDVVYPFSWEEFPDYIESGDNFIRVIVIVDYPKVQYGNWLSELKRKKGNITISQFLQSSSSTKMIHHYNETIKNKEAELLKIYDPLKRKRLEQQIETANRQLDKYLQSNSSFIYQYTYIYLNASTLEVLNDLTENITKTLIKLQMKSMIPVKGMYQAFWSALPIGENLLGDYTYKESNTEVASSMFPFDDAEILHLSPRSDVEGINKDTNSLIAIDYLDRKNTLNQNMVVIGTSGVGKTTYMTQKILRYVARDIKVFIIDPENEYSQIVEHLGGTVVHLSSNAQTKINPLEIFSEEISENSESLTIDLNLLVKDKIQRVKGFFQVLKPDITQVEQAVLDSVLRNTYMNAGIFKYSNISEIKSEQYPTLENVFNEIEKLKQNDPDRFKVLNDFYYILESYVHGSTTLFNGHTNININANLLSFDLKALQNEADVQAAAYLNTFSFLWDEITKNKNENIKLVVDEFHFLTQNPEAAQFFYQAYKRFRKYNAGAIAGTQQIQDVLEGTMSDSKNVGEAIIGNSYTKVFFGLDDKGVEDLTDKLHMNFSEKEKKLLSRRKQGEALIIHGSQRAFMKVELTEEELRLKDPERYEELYGESAMEVPNYEERIQMTPSELVEAKNFLYD, encoded by the coding sequence GTGTATTTTGGAAAGAAACGCACCAAAGAAGAACGTGATCAATCACCAGTCAAAAAAGTAGAAACGGAAAGTTCATTGGATTCCTTTTTAGATAAGAGCAGTTTAGATGTGGTCTATCCGTTTTCTTGGGAGGAATTTCCTGATTATATTGAAAGTGGCGACAACTTTATTCGCGTTATAGTAATCGTGGATTACCCTAAAGTTCAATATGGCAATTGGTTATCAGAACTCAAACGAAAAAAAGGAAATATTACGATTTCTCAGTTCTTACAGTCGTCGAGTTCAACAAAAATGATACACCACTACAACGAAACGATTAAGAATAAGGAAGCAGAACTATTAAAGATTTACGATCCATTAAAACGAAAACGTTTAGAGCAACAAATTGAAACCGCAAATCGGCAATTGGATAAATACTTACAAAGCAACTCCAGTTTCATTTATCAATACACGTACATTTACTTAAATGCTTCAACGTTAGAAGTCTTGAATGACTTGACTGAAAATATCACTAAAACGCTTATTAAATTACAAATGAAATCTATGATACCAGTAAAAGGCATGTATCAAGCTTTTTGGAGTGCCCTTCCCATTGGCGAAAATTTATTAGGGGATTATACGTATAAAGAATCGAATACAGAAGTAGCGTCTAGTATGTTTCCTTTTGACGACGCTGAGATTCTTCATTTATCACCCAGGAGCGACGTTGAAGGCATTAACAAAGACACAAACAGTCTCATTGCTATCGATTACTTAGATCGTAAAAATACGCTGAATCAAAACATGGTCGTTATTGGAACCAGTGGAGTCGGAAAAACGACGTACATGACTCAAAAAATATTACGGTATGTCGCTCGAGACATTAAAGTTTTTATTATTGATCCTGAGAATGAATATTCACAAATAGTGGAACACTTAGGTGGGACAGTCGTTCATTTATCGTCAAATGCGCAAACTAAAATCAATCCTTTAGAAATTTTCTCAGAAGAAATCAGCGAGAATAGTGAAAGTTTGACGATTGATTTAAACCTCTTAGTGAAAGATAAGATTCAACGGGTAAAAGGCTTTTTTCAAGTATTAAAACCCGATATTACTCAAGTAGAGCAAGCCGTACTGGATTCTGTTTTACGCAATACGTATATGAATGCAGGTATTTTTAAGTATTCCAATATTTCGGAAATCAAATCAGAGCAATACCCCACTTTAGAGAATGTCTTTAATGAAATTGAAAAATTAAAACAAAACGATCCAGACCGGTTTAAGGTTTTAAACGATTTTTATTATATTTTAGAAAGTTATGTTCATGGTTCAACGACGCTTTTCAACGGACACACAAATATAAATATTAATGCTAACTTGTTGTCATTTGATTTGAAAGCTCTACAAAATGAAGCAGATGTTCAAGCAGCAGCGTATCTCAATACATTTAGTTTCTTATGGGATGAAATCACTAAAAACAAGAATGAAAACATTAAATTAGTGGTCGACGAATTTCATTTTTTAACTCAAAATCCAGAAGCCGCACAATTCTTTTATCAAGCGTATAAACGGTTCAGAAAGTACAATGCAGGAGCCATTGCTGGGACACAACAGATTCAAGATGTCCTTGAAGGGACCATGAGTGACAGTAAAAATGTTGGAGAGGCCATTATCGGAAACAGTTACACTAAAGTCTTTTTTGGATTAGATGATAAAGGTGTAGAAGATTTGACCGATAAACTGCATATGAATTTTAGTGAGAAAGAAAAGAAATTGTTGTCGCGTAGAAAACAAGGAGAAGCGTTAATCATACATGGATCGCAACGCGCATTTATGAAGGTCGAGCTAACAGAAGAAGAATTACGGTTAAAGGATCCAGAACGGTATGAAGAACTATATGGAGAATCAGCAATGGAAGTTCCAAATTATGAAGAGCGTATACAGATGACACCTAGTGAGTTGGTAGAAGCTAAAAACTTTCTATATGACTAG
- a CDS encoding lysozyme family protein has product MKPLTFYVKSKIGKVLGWSALGLVLLITILVTAFSSYFTGTDENELASIPESVLKWKPIMEEELAKYGMEDYIQIVLAITAIESDGSQLDIMQSSEAIGLAPNAIQDPVYSIQIGIKHFKDVIDQMNQTGVDLNTAIQSYNFGSGYLTYIADNGGVHTTELAETYSKEVVAPSLGNISGQTYPYSAPVADGNGNYLYTNGGNFYYADLVQQALTDGVTGNGVLAFPVEDRTITSTFGFRVHPITGENKLHGGVDFAPVSGGNPPVFAALKGKVTQATYSSSWGNYVKLTNGNGIETLYAHLKEVTVLPGQQIETGETIGYMGTSGSSTGVHLHFEVYQNNNRIDPAPLLGL; this is encoded by the coding sequence ATGAAGCCACTAACGTTTTATGTTAAAAGTAAAATCGGAAAAGTTCTTGGTTGGTCTGCATTGGGACTAGTCCTCTTAATTACCATCTTAGTGACCGCCTTTTCCAGTTATTTTACTGGAACGGATGAGAACGAATTAGCTTCTATACCTGAATCGGTTCTAAAATGGAAACCCATCATGGAAGAGGAACTAGCTAAATATGGGATGGAAGATTATATACAGATTGTATTGGCCATTACAGCTATTGAGTCAGATGGTTCTCAGTTAGATATCATGCAGTCGAGTGAAGCCATTGGTTTAGCACCTAATGCCATTCAAGATCCCGTTTATAGTATTCAGATAGGGATAAAGCACTTTAAAGATGTGATTGATCAAATGAATCAAACTGGAGTCGACCTAAATACAGCTATCCAGAGCTACAATTTTGGTAGTGGTTATTTAACGTATATAGCAGATAACGGTGGTGTTCACACGACGGAATTGGCAGAAACGTATTCTAAAGAAGTCGTCGCGCCTTCTTTAGGCAATATATCCGGTCAAACGTATCCTTACTCAGCTCCCGTGGCTGATGGGAATGGCAATTACTTATACACGAATGGTGGTAATTTTTATTATGCGGATTTAGTCCAGCAAGCTTTAACCGATGGAGTGACGGGCAATGGGGTACTAGCCTTTCCAGTTGAAGATCGAACCATTACGTCTACTTTTGGGTTTCGAGTCCACCCTATAACGGGAGAAAACAAACTGCATGGCGGTGTTGATTTTGCGCCTGTGAGCGGTGGTAATCCACCTGTTTTTGCGGCATTGAAGGGGAAAGTTACTCAAGCAACTTACTCCAGCAGTTGGGGGAATTACGTGAAACTAACGAATGGAAATGGAATAGAGACGCTCTACGCTCATTTAAAAGAGGTTACCGTTCTGCCTGGTCAACAAATTGAAACAGGCGAAACCATTGGTTATATGGGTACTTCTGGATCTTCTACTGGTGTACATTTGCATTTTGAGGTCTATCAAAACAATAATCGAATCGATCCGGCACCCTTGTTGGGATTGTAA
- a CDS encoding VirD4-like conjugal transfer protein, CD1115 family, giving the protein MTGTILGILNNKVIIQPTESKPNRNIMVMGGPGSFKTQSFVITNVYNETENSIVVTDPKGEVYEQTAAVKQQQGYDVRVLNFSNMLASDRHNPIDYVKKDIHATTVATKIVDSANKDSKRDVWYYSQRALLKALILFVKYELPPERRNMEGILDFLQEFDPESDEDGESGLDEEFLKLERKHPARRAYELGYKKAKGDMQGSIIMSLLTTISDFVDDEVAEFTRFSDFNLRDIGRKKMVLYVIIPVMDQSWEGLINIFFSQLFNELYDFASENHSKLPKSVNFILDEFVNLGKFPGYEEFLATCRGYGIGVATIIQTLTQLQDKYGDKKAESILGNCAVKTCLNAANSTTAEYFKRLLDKATVKVETESESTQHGKENNSSSSSENQSYTGRDLMTAGEIMQMADDTSLIVFQNKRPIQAKKAFQFELFPQPKFLLNQSDYTPHSTAEQLEKFEQDKENYQAYMKTDAENRTEREKEQSEEREKAKEQKEQEIITEAAGFFKSMN; this is encoded by the coding sequence ATGACAGGAACCATTTTAGGTATTTTAAATAATAAGGTCATTATTCAACCCACTGAATCGAAACCCAATCGAAATATAATGGTGATGGGAGGACCAGGGTCTTTTAAAACCCAAAGTTTTGTGATTACAAATGTCTATAATGAAACGGAAAATAGCATCGTTGTGACGGATCCAAAAGGAGAAGTTTATGAGCAAACAGCTGCCGTTAAACAGCAGCAAGGATACGACGTCCGGGTCTTGAATTTTTCAAATATGTTGGCCTCTGACCGACACAACCCTATTGATTACGTTAAAAAAGATATTCATGCCACCACAGTGGCGACTAAAATTGTGGACAGTGCTAACAAAGACAGTAAAAGAGACGTTTGGTATTACTCACAACGAGCACTGTTAAAGGCTCTTATTTTGTTCGTAAAGTATGAATTGCCTCCTGAAAGACGAAATATGGAGGGCATCTTAGACTTTTTACAAGAGTTCGACCCTGAATCAGATGAGGATGGCGAAAGTGGCTTAGATGAAGAGTTTTTAAAACTTGAACGCAAGCACCCAGCTAGACGAGCGTATGAATTAGGCTATAAAAAAGCCAAAGGAGACATGCAAGGAAGTATCATTATGTCCCTTCTAACAACAATATCCGACTTTGTGGATGATGAAGTCGCCGAATTCACACGATTTAGCGATTTTAATTTACGAGACATTGGACGCAAAAAGATGGTGCTTTACGTGATTATTCCGGTGATGGATCAATCATGGGAAGGGCTAATCAATATCTTTTTTAGCCAGTTATTTAACGAACTCTATGATTTTGCGTCTGAGAACCACTCAAAATTGCCGAAATCAGTGAACTTTATTTTAGATGAATTTGTAAACTTAGGTAAGTTTCCAGGATATGAAGAATTTTTAGCTACTTGTCGAGGGTATGGAATTGGAGTGGCCACTATTATTCAAACTTTGACGCAATTGCAGGATAAATATGGCGATAAAAAAGCGGAAAGTATTTTAGGAAACTGTGCCGTGAAAACGTGCTTAAACGCTGCGAATTCGACTACTGCAGAGTACTTTAAACGCTTATTGGATAAAGCTACCGTAAAGGTTGAAACCGAGTCTGAGAGCACACAACATGGTAAAGAGAACAATTCTAGCAGTTCCAGCGAAAATCAAAGCTACACGGGAAGAGATTTAATGACGGCTGGTGAAATTATGCAAATGGCAGATGATACGAGTTTAATTGTCTTTCAGAACAAACGCCCCATTCAAGCGAAAAAAGCTTTTCAATTCGAGTTGTTTCCGCAACCCAAATTCTTATTGAATCAAAGTGACTACACACCACATTCTACAGCTGAACAACTAGAAAAATTCGAACAAGATAAAGAAAACTATCAAGCCTACATGAAAACAGACGCTGAGAATCGAACCGAACGAGAAAAGGAACAGTCTGAAGAACGTGAAAAAGCAAAAGAGCAAAAAGAACAAGAAATAATAACTGAAGCGGCCGGATTTTTTAAGTCAATGAACTAA
- a CDS encoding conjugal transfer protein TrbL family protein, producing MGERISKMFSDWITDLLETTFNLLGKLIFDHNALSGFFSQLYGIFIAFGGVMLVTIALAKVLIFLLSEAEGSRDASVWGLIVDSFKASAMVLILPLILIFSLDMIVYPLGEWMFSSIGGMTAEKINSFINIEDVSQVAPNVISTLILLLFVLIVFATFLIKICIYHADLVLLELLSVWAAISIINEEYNYMSVWWREFLSQIVSIIVQMGLMVGIVEVLSSTTFEWYSFMLLIGFGVLIIRGPSVLRSMWYGTGSGKATMQGGKVATRIYMMRARSVTSAVSATK from the coding sequence ATGGGAGAAAGGATTTCCAAAATGTTTTCAGACTGGATTACAGATTTGCTAGAAACAACCTTTAACCTTTTAGGAAAGCTTATTTTTGATCACAATGCACTGAGTGGTTTTTTCTCTCAATTGTATGGAATATTCATAGCATTTGGTGGTGTTATGCTAGTTACCATCGCTTTAGCTAAAGTATTGATTTTTTTATTATCTGAAGCGGAAGGCAGTCGAGACGCTTCTGTATGGGGATTGATTGTCGATTCCTTTAAGGCTAGTGCAATGGTACTAATTCTACCGTTAATTTTAATTTTTTCGCTCGATATGATTGTCTATCCATTAGGAGAATGGATGTTTAGTTCAATTGGTGGTATGACTGCAGAAAAAATCAATTCTTTTATTAACATAGAAGACGTCTCGCAAGTCGCTCCTAATGTTATTAGTACTCTTATCTTACTATTATTCGTACTTATTGTATTTGCGACCTTCTTAATCAAAATCTGTATCTATCATGCGGATCTTGTCTTGTTGGAGTTATTGAGTGTATGGGCAGCGATATCTATTATTAATGAGGAATACAATTATATGTCTGTATGGTGGCGCGAATTTCTAAGCCAAATTGTGAGTATTATTGTCCAAATGGGCTTAATGGTAGGGATTGTAGAAGTATTATCTAGTACAACCTTCGAATGGTACAGTTTTATGTTGCTAATTGGTTTTGGCGTACTGATTATTCGTGGGCCAAGTGTTTTAAGAAGCATGTGGTATGGAACAGGGTCTGGTAAAGCCACTATGCAAGGTGGAAAAGTGGCTACTAGAATATATATGATGCGAGCAAGAAGTGTTACCAGTGCGGTTTCAGCAACAAAATAA